A stretch of the Aquipuribacter hungaricus genome encodes the following:
- the deoC gene encoding deoxyribose-phosphate aldolase, whose amino-acid sequence MDALVGPRVDETSLRRFLRGLPGVDEVGANARAASFGTRSIKNASKAWALDTVVRMVDLTTLEGSDTPGKVRTLAAKAANPDPATDCPPVAAVCVYGDLVPHVAEALDAVGALWRSAPPPGGRPGVKIAAVATAFPSGRASSRVRLADTADAVANGAHEIDMVIDRGAFLSGRWLQVFEDILAVRQACVRPDRSRAKLKVILETGELVTYDNVRRASWLAMLAGADTIKTSTGKVGPAATMPVTLVMLEAIRDFHLASGQVVGMKPAGGIRTAKDAVRYLVMVQETLGPDWLHADRFRFGASSLLNDVLMQRQKNVTGAYSSADHVSVD is encoded by the coding sequence GGGTCGACGAGACCAGCCTGCGCCGGTTCCTGCGCGGCCTGCCCGGCGTCGACGAGGTGGGGGCGAACGCGCGGGCGGCGTCCTTCGGCACCCGGTCTATCAAGAACGCCTCGAAGGCGTGGGCGCTGGACACCGTCGTCCGGATGGTCGACCTGACCACGCTCGAGGGCTCCGACACCCCGGGCAAGGTGCGCACCCTCGCCGCCAAGGCCGCCAACCCCGACCCCGCCACGGACTGCCCGCCGGTCGCGGCGGTCTGCGTCTACGGCGACCTCGTCCCGCACGTCGCCGAGGCCCTGGACGCCGTCGGGGCCCTGTGGCGCTCCGCCCCGCCGCCCGGGGGACGACCCGGCGTGAAGATCGCCGCCGTCGCCACCGCCTTCCCGTCCGGGCGCGCGTCCAGCCGGGTCCGCCTGGCCGACACCGCCGACGCCGTCGCGAACGGCGCGCACGAGATCGACATGGTCATCGACCGCGGGGCGTTCCTGTCCGGCCGCTGGCTGCAGGTCTTCGAGGACATCCTCGCCGTGCGTCAGGCGTGCGTGCGCCCCGACCGCAGCCGCGCCAAGCTCAAGGTCATCCTCGAGACCGGCGAGCTGGTCACCTACGACAACGTCCGCCGCGCCTCCTGGCTGGCGATGCTCGCCGGGGCCGACACCATCAAGACGAGCACCGGCAAGGTCGGGCCCGCCGCGACCATGCCGGTCACCCTCGTCATGCTCGAGGCGATCCGCGACTTCCACCTGGCCAGCGGTCAGGTCGTCGGCATGAAGCCCGCCGGCGGGATCCGCACCGCCAAGGACGCCGTCCGCTACCTCGTCATGGTGCAGGAGACGCTCGGGCCGGACTGGCTGCACGCCGACCGGTTCCGCTTCGGTGCCTCCAGCCTGCTCAACGACGTCCTCATGCAGCGGCAGAAGAACGTCACCGGCGCCTACAGCAGCGCCGACCACGTCAGCGTCGACTGA